A single Oncorhynchus nerka isolate Pitt River linkage group LG10, Oner_Uvic_2.0, whole genome shotgun sequence DNA region contains:
- the LOC115134985 gene encoding zinc finger MIZ domain-containing protein 1-like isoform X2: MNALPSMDRHIQQTNDRLLCIKQHLQNPANFHTAATELLDWCGDPRAFQRPFEQSLMGCLTVVSRVAAQQGFDLDLGYRLLAVCAANRDKFTPKSAALLSSWCEELGRLLLLRHQKSRQNEPPQGKVPMQPNMNTMKPPGGLSHGDGSFTYDSVPWQQNNNQPPGSLSVVTTVWGVTNTSQSQVLANSSSHMNPGGNPMGQGMSGGPAGLNSPQFSGQQQQFPAKGGQGPGYMQQGMYGRQGYPSGGGYSGSYPGGPNTPPGGMGMPQHSRQPGDFTQPAAAAAAAAVAAAAATATATATATVAAMQQETQNKEMNQYGQMCSSFQMGPTQAYNNQFMNQPGPRGPPGGMNPGSMGQAMNNPSMGGPPMGMNQTRAPAMGPFGAHGQRMSQQGYGGPGGPRQAMPMQGMKRPYPGEPNYGGQQYGPNGQFPPQQSQYPTSNPSRPMPSPNYPGQRMPVGQGPGQYHPQGMPMGQYYKQEPFNGQNSNFSGGVYSYSQGNGAPRPGNYPHSPVPGNPTPPMTPGSSMPPYLSPNPDVKPPFPPDMKPNMTVLPPPTNPNEELRLTFPVRDGVVLEPFRLEHNLAVSNHVYHLRPSVHQTLMWRSDLELQFKCYHHEDRQMNTNWPASVQVSVNATPLTIERGDNKTSHKPLHLKQVCQPGRNTIQITVTACCCSHLFVLQLVHRPSVRSVLQGLLKKRLLPAEHCITKIKRNFSSVVASSGNTSLNGEDGVEQTAIKVSLKCPITFRRIQLPARGHDCKHVQCFDLEWYLQLNCERGTWRCPVCNKTALLEGLEVDQYMWGILNAIQNSEFEEVTIDPTCSWRPVPIKSDLHIKEDPDGPLAKRLKTMSPSQMTMPNVMEMIAQLGPGPSHYPSGPAQHGGGGTGGNPGEYGGPRGPGNNYHGHGNFDFPHGNPSGGGGGGGGLRGGGGSPMSDFINPPQLSHLPDVPVVLLSQDKPLSHGINDPMSHPSTTDQHHNSMQQQSAHMPPHPNSQSLHHGGSQAGQSLHHSSQSLQPPRQQAPTPQQQQGQNSRPHGDMNFNHSSSGIEGQISGDMPEPSLDLLPELANPDELLSYLDPPDLPSNSNDDLLSLFENN; this comes from the exons CCCTGCTGTCATCGTGGTGTGAGGAGCTGGGTCGCCTCCTGCTGTTGCGTCACCAGAAGAGCAGACAGAATGAGCCTCCGCAGGGCAAAGTCCCCATGCAGCCCAACATGAACACCATGAAACCCCCTGGAGGACTCTCACAcgg TGATGGGTCATTTACCTACGACTCGGTTCCATGGCAACAGAACAACAACCAGCCCCCAGGGTCATTGTCTGTGGTTACCACCGTGTGGGGTGTGACCAACACGTCACAGAGTCAG GTGTTGGCCAACAGCTCCAGCCATATGAACCCAGGAGGTAACCCCATGGGTCAGGGTATGTCTGGGGGTCCGGCAGGCCTCAACTCCCCCCAATTCTCCGGCCAGCAGCAGCAGTTCCCGGCCAAGGGAGGCCAGGGCCCGGGCTACATGCAGCAGGGGATGTATGGCAGGCAGGGATACCCCAGTGGAGGGGGCTACAGCGGGAG TTACCCAGGTGGTCCTAACACTCCCCCAGGGGGGATGGGGATGCCCCAACACTCCCGCCAGCCTGGCGACTTCACCCAACCAGcagctgccgctgctgctgccgctgtcgCTGCCGCCGCTGCTACGGCAACCGCCACGGCAACAGCTACCGTGGCAGCCATGCAGCAAGAGACCCAGAACAAAGAGATGAACCAGTATGGACag ATGTGTTCCTCCTTCCAGATGGGCCCAACTCAGGCGTACAACAACCAGTTCATGAACCAGCCTGGCCCCAGAGGGCCCCCTGGAGGCATGAACCCAGGCAGCATGGGCCAGGCCATGAACAACCCCAGCATGGGTGGGCCTCCCATGGGCATGAACCAAACTCGAGCCCCAGCCATGGGGCCTTTTGGGGCTCACGGCCAGAGGATGTCCCAGCAGGGCTACGGAGGACCTGGAGGCCCCAGGCAGGCCATGCCTATGCAGGGAATGAAGAGGCCCTATCCTGGAGAG CCAAACTACGGGGGTCAGCAGTATGGTCCTAATGGTCAGTTCcctccccagcagagtcagtacCCCACCTCTAACCCCTCCAGGCCAATGCCCTCCCCCAACTACCCGGGCCAGAGGATGCCTGTGGGGCAGGGGCCAGGCCAGTACCACCCGCAAGGCATGCCCATGGGACAGTACTATAAG CAAGAGCCATTCAATGGTCAGAACAGCAACTTCTCTGGTGGTGTATACTCATATAGTCAAGGCAACGGG GCCCCCAGGCCAGGTAACTACCCCCACTCCCCTGTGCCTGGTAATCCCACACCTCCCATGACCCCCGGAAGCAGTATGCCTCCGTACCTCTCGCCCAACCCGGATGTCAAGCCGCCGTTCCCGCCAGACATGAAACCAAATATGACAGTGCTTCCACCTCCCA CCAATCCCAACGAGGAGCTGCGGTTGACCTTCCCGGTCCGGGACGGCGTGGTATTGGAACCTTTCCGGTTGGAACACAACCTCGCCGTCAGTAATCACGTCTACCACCTGCGACCGTCGGTACATCAGACCCTCATGTGGAG GTCAGACCTGGAGCTTCAGTTCAAGTGTTACCACCACGAGGACCGACAGATGAACACCAACTGGCCTGCCTCCGTCCag GTCAGTGTCAACGCCACGCCCCTGACCATCGAGCGAGGCGACAACAAGACGTCCCATAAACCCTTGCACCTGAAGCAAGTGTGCCAGCCCGGCAGAAACACCATCCAGATCACTGTCACTGCCTGCTGCTGT TCGCACCTGTTTGTGCTGCAGCTGGTCCACAGGCCTTCAGTCCGCTCCGTCCTGCAAGGGCTCCTGAAGAAGAGACTCCTGCCTGCAGAACACTGCATCACCAAGA TTAAGAGGAACTTCAGCAGTGTAGTGGCCTCGTCGGGTAACACCAGTCTAAACGGGGAGGACGGCGTTGAGCAGACCGCCATCAAAGTCTCCCTCAAATGTCCAATCACCTTCAGGCGCATCCAGCTGCCTGCCAGGGGGCATGACTGCAAACACGTACAG TGTTTTGATCTGGAGTGGTATCTGCAGCTGAACTGTGAGAGGGGGACGTGGAGGTGTCCTGTGTGCAA TAAAACTGCATTGTTAGAGGGTTTAGAGGTGGACCAGTACATGTGGGGAATCCTCAACGCCATCCAGAA TTCGGAGTTTGAGGAGGTGACTATTGACCCAACATGTAGCTGGCGGCCGGTGCCCATCAAGTCTGACCTCCATATTAAAGAAGACCCTGATGGACCGCTGGCCAAACGCTTAAAGACCATGAGCCCCTCCCAGATGACCATGCCCAACGTCATGGAGATGATCGCCCAGCTGGGCCCTGGCCCCTCCCATTACCCATCAGGCCCTGCTCAGCACGGGGGAGGCGGCACCGGGGGAAACCCAGGGGAGTACGGTGGCCCCAGAGGCCCAG GCAACAATTACCACGGCCACGGGAACTTTGACTTCCCCCACGGTAACCCCTCAggcgggggaggaggaggaggtggactgagagggggaggaggatccCCCATGAGTGACTTTATCAACCCCCCTCAGCTGTCCCACCTCCCAGACGTTCCTGTGGTTCTCCTATCCCAGGACAAGCCCCTCAGCCACGGCATCAATGACCCC atgtcTCACCCTTCCACCACTGATCAGCACCATAATTCCATGCAACAGCAGAGTGCACACATGCCTCCTCACCCCAACAGCCAGTCGTTACATCACGGTGGCAGCCAAGCAGGGCAGTCATTGCATCACAGCAGCCAATCGTTGCAGCCCCCTCGCCAGCAGGCCCCAACTCCCCAACAGCAGCAAGGCCAGAACAGTCGCCCGCATGGCGATATGAACTTTAACCACTCGTCCTCGGGCATCGAAGGTCAAATTAGTGGTGACATGCCTGAGCCCTCCCTAGAT ctgcTTCCAGAGCTGGCCAACCCAGATGAGCTCCTGTCCTATCTGGATCCTCCAGACCTCCCCTCCAACAGCAACGatgacctcctctccctcttcgaGAACAATTAA
- the LOC115134985 gene encoding zinc finger MIZ domain-containing protein 1-like isoform X1 → MNALPSMDRHIQQTNDRLLCIKQHLQNPANFHTAATELLDWCGDPRAFQRPFEQSLMGCLTVVSRVAAQQGFDLDLGYRLLAVCAANRDKFTPKSAALLSSWCEELGRLLLLRHQKSRQNEPPQGKVPMQPNMNTMKPPGGLSHGDGSFTYDSVPWQQNNNQPPGSLSVVTTVWGVTNTSQSQVLANSSSHMNPGGNPMGQGMSGGPAGLNSPQFSGQQQQFPAKGGQGPGYMQQGMYGRQGYPSGGGYSGSYPGGPNTPPGGMGMPQHSRQPGDFTQPAAAAAAAAVAAAAATATATATATVAAMQQETQNKEMNQYGQMCSSFQMGPTQAYNNQFMNQPGPRGPPGGMNPGSMGQAMNNPSMGGPPMGMNQTRAPAMGPFGAHGQRMSQQGYGGPGGPRQAMPMQGMKRPYPGEPNYGGQQYGPNGQFPPQQSQYPTSNPSRPMPSPNYPGQRMPVGQGPGQYHPQGMPMGQYYKQEPFNGQNSNFSGGVYSYSQGNGAPRPGNYPHSPVPGNPTPPMTPGSSMPPYLSPNPDVKPPFPPDMKPNMTVLPPPNTTDTFKRKADVLSSCPVSPLQSANPNEELRLTFPVRDGVVLEPFRLEHNLAVSNHVYHLRPSVHQTLMWRSDLELQFKCYHHEDRQMNTNWPASVQVSVNATPLTIERGDNKTSHKPLHLKQVCQPGRNTIQITVTACCCSHLFVLQLVHRPSVRSVLQGLLKKRLLPAEHCITKIKRNFSSVVASSGNTSLNGEDGVEQTAIKVSLKCPITFRRIQLPARGHDCKHVQCFDLEWYLQLNCERGTWRCPVCNKTALLEGLEVDQYMWGILNAIQNSEFEEVTIDPTCSWRPVPIKSDLHIKEDPDGPLAKRLKTMSPSQMTMPNVMEMIAQLGPGPSHYPSGPAQHGGGGTGGNPGEYGGPRGPGNNYHGHGNFDFPHGNPSGGGGGGGGLRGGGGSPMSDFINPPQLSHLPDVPVVLLSQDKPLSHGINDPMSHPSTTDQHHNSMQQQSAHMPPHPNSQSLHHGGSQAGQSLHHSSQSLQPPRQQAPTPQQQQGQNSRPHGDMNFNHSSSGIEGQISGDMPEPSLDLLPELANPDELLSYLDPPDLPSNSNDDLLSLFENN, encoded by the exons CCCTGCTGTCATCGTGGTGTGAGGAGCTGGGTCGCCTCCTGCTGTTGCGTCACCAGAAGAGCAGACAGAATGAGCCTCCGCAGGGCAAAGTCCCCATGCAGCCCAACATGAACACCATGAAACCCCCTGGAGGACTCTCACAcgg TGATGGGTCATTTACCTACGACTCGGTTCCATGGCAACAGAACAACAACCAGCCCCCAGGGTCATTGTCTGTGGTTACCACCGTGTGGGGTGTGACCAACACGTCACAGAGTCAG GTGTTGGCCAACAGCTCCAGCCATATGAACCCAGGAGGTAACCCCATGGGTCAGGGTATGTCTGGGGGTCCGGCAGGCCTCAACTCCCCCCAATTCTCCGGCCAGCAGCAGCAGTTCCCGGCCAAGGGAGGCCAGGGCCCGGGCTACATGCAGCAGGGGATGTATGGCAGGCAGGGATACCCCAGTGGAGGGGGCTACAGCGGGAG TTACCCAGGTGGTCCTAACACTCCCCCAGGGGGGATGGGGATGCCCCAACACTCCCGCCAGCCTGGCGACTTCACCCAACCAGcagctgccgctgctgctgccgctgtcgCTGCCGCCGCTGCTACGGCAACCGCCACGGCAACAGCTACCGTGGCAGCCATGCAGCAAGAGACCCAGAACAAAGAGATGAACCAGTATGGACag ATGTGTTCCTCCTTCCAGATGGGCCCAACTCAGGCGTACAACAACCAGTTCATGAACCAGCCTGGCCCCAGAGGGCCCCCTGGAGGCATGAACCCAGGCAGCATGGGCCAGGCCATGAACAACCCCAGCATGGGTGGGCCTCCCATGGGCATGAACCAAACTCGAGCCCCAGCCATGGGGCCTTTTGGGGCTCACGGCCAGAGGATGTCCCAGCAGGGCTACGGAGGACCTGGAGGCCCCAGGCAGGCCATGCCTATGCAGGGAATGAAGAGGCCCTATCCTGGAGAG CCAAACTACGGGGGTCAGCAGTATGGTCCTAATGGTCAGTTCcctccccagcagagtcagtacCCCACCTCTAACCCCTCCAGGCCAATGCCCTCCCCCAACTACCCGGGCCAGAGGATGCCTGTGGGGCAGGGGCCAGGCCAGTACCACCCGCAAGGCATGCCCATGGGACAGTACTATAAG CAAGAGCCATTCAATGGTCAGAACAGCAACTTCTCTGGTGGTGTATACTCATATAGTCAAGGCAACGGG GCCCCCAGGCCAGGTAACTACCCCCACTCCCCTGTGCCTGGTAATCCCACACCTCCCATGACCCCCGGAAGCAGTATGCCTCCGTACCTCTCGCCCAACCCGGATGTCAAGCCGCCGTTCCCGCCAGACATGAAACCAAATATGACAGTGCTTCCACCTCCCA ATACCACAGATACATTTAAAAGGAAAGCTGACGTCCTAtcttcctgtcctgtctctccgcTCCAATCAGCCAATCCCAACGAGGAGCTGCGGTTGACCTTCCCGGTCCGGGACGGCGTGGTATTGGAACCTTTCCGGTTGGAACACAACCTCGCCGTCAGTAATCACGTCTACCACCTGCGACCGTCGGTACATCAGACCCTCATGTGGAG GTCAGACCTGGAGCTTCAGTTCAAGTGTTACCACCACGAGGACCGACAGATGAACACCAACTGGCCTGCCTCCGTCCag GTCAGTGTCAACGCCACGCCCCTGACCATCGAGCGAGGCGACAACAAGACGTCCCATAAACCCTTGCACCTGAAGCAAGTGTGCCAGCCCGGCAGAAACACCATCCAGATCACTGTCACTGCCTGCTGCTGT TCGCACCTGTTTGTGCTGCAGCTGGTCCACAGGCCTTCAGTCCGCTCCGTCCTGCAAGGGCTCCTGAAGAAGAGACTCCTGCCTGCAGAACACTGCATCACCAAGA TTAAGAGGAACTTCAGCAGTGTAGTGGCCTCGTCGGGTAACACCAGTCTAAACGGGGAGGACGGCGTTGAGCAGACCGCCATCAAAGTCTCCCTCAAATGTCCAATCACCTTCAGGCGCATCCAGCTGCCTGCCAGGGGGCATGACTGCAAACACGTACAG TGTTTTGATCTGGAGTGGTATCTGCAGCTGAACTGTGAGAGGGGGACGTGGAGGTGTCCTGTGTGCAA TAAAACTGCATTGTTAGAGGGTTTAGAGGTGGACCAGTACATGTGGGGAATCCTCAACGCCATCCAGAA TTCGGAGTTTGAGGAGGTGACTATTGACCCAACATGTAGCTGGCGGCCGGTGCCCATCAAGTCTGACCTCCATATTAAAGAAGACCCTGATGGACCGCTGGCCAAACGCTTAAAGACCATGAGCCCCTCCCAGATGACCATGCCCAACGTCATGGAGATGATCGCCCAGCTGGGCCCTGGCCCCTCCCATTACCCATCAGGCCCTGCTCAGCACGGGGGAGGCGGCACCGGGGGAAACCCAGGGGAGTACGGTGGCCCCAGAGGCCCAG GCAACAATTACCACGGCCACGGGAACTTTGACTTCCCCCACGGTAACCCCTCAggcgggggaggaggaggaggtggactgagagggggaggaggatccCCCATGAGTGACTTTATCAACCCCCCTCAGCTGTCCCACCTCCCAGACGTTCCTGTGGTTCTCCTATCCCAGGACAAGCCCCTCAGCCACGGCATCAATGACCCC atgtcTCACCCTTCCACCACTGATCAGCACCATAATTCCATGCAACAGCAGAGTGCACACATGCCTCCTCACCCCAACAGCCAGTCGTTACATCACGGTGGCAGCCAAGCAGGGCAGTCATTGCATCACAGCAGCCAATCGTTGCAGCCCCCTCGCCAGCAGGCCCCAACTCCCCAACAGCAGCAAGGCCAGAACAGTCGCCCGCATGGCGATATGAACTTTAACCACTCGTCCTCGGGCATCGAAGGTCAAATTAGTGGTGACATGCCTGAGCCCTCCCTAGAT ctgcTTCCAGAGCTGGCCAACCCAGATGAGCTCCTGTCCTATCTGGATCCTCCAGACCTCCCCTCCAACAGCAACGatgacctcctctccctcttcgaGAACAATTAA
- the LOC115134985 gene encoding zinc finger MIZ domain-containing protein 1-like isoform X3: MQPNMNTMKPPGGLSHGDGSFTYDSVPWQQNNNQPPGSLSVVTTVWGVTNTSQSQVLANSSSHMNPGGNPMGQGMSGGPAGLNSPQFSGQQQQFPAKGGQGPGYMQQGMYGRQGYPSGGGYSGSYPGGPNTPPGGMGMPQHSRQPGDFTQPAAAAAAAAVAAAAATATATATATVAAMQQETQNKEMNQYGQMCSSFQMGPTQAYNNQFMNQPGPRGPPGGMNPGSMGQAMNNPSMGGPPMGMNQTRAPAMGPFGAHGQRMSQQGYGGPGGPRQAMPMQGMKRPYPGEPNYGGQQYGPNGQFPPQQSQYPTSNPSRPMPSPNYPGQRMPVGQGPGQYHPQGMPMGQYYKQEPFNGQNSNFSGGVYSYSQGNGAPRPGNYPHSPVPGNPTPPMTPGSSMPPYLSPNPDVKPPFPPDMKPNMTVLPPPNTTDTFKRKADVLSSCPVSPLQSANPNEELRLTFPVRDGVVLEPFRLEHNLAVSNHVYHLRPSVHQTLMWRSDLELQFKCYHHEDRQMNTNWPASVQVSVNATPLTIERGDNKTSHKPLHLKQVCQPGRNTIQITVTACCCSHLFVLQLVHRPSVRSVLQGLLKKRLLPAEHCITKIKRNFSSVVASSGNTSLNGEDGVEQTAIKVSLKCPITFRRIQLPARGHDCKHVQCFDLEWYLQLNCERGTWRCPVCNKTALLEGLEVDQYMWGILNAIQNSEFEEVTIDPTCSWRPVPIKSDLHIKEDPDGPLAKRLKTMSPSQMTMPNVMEMIAQLGPGPSHYPSGPAQHGGGGTGGNPGEYGGPRGPGNNYHGHGNFDFPHGNPSGGGGGGGGLRGGGGSPMSDFINPPQLSHLPDVPVVLLSQDKPLSHGINDPMSHPSTTDQHHNSMQQQSAHMPPHPNSQSLHHGGSQAGQSLHHSSQSLQPPRQQAPTPQQQQGQNSRPHGDMNFNHSSSGIEGQISGDMPEPSLDLLPELANPDELLSYLDPPDLPSNSNDDLLSLFENN, encoded by the exons ATGCAGCCCAACATGAACACCATGAAACCCCCTGGAGGACTCTCACAcgg TGATGGGTCATTTACCTACGACTCGGTTCCATGGCAACAGAACAACAACCAGCCCCCAGGGTCATTGTCTGTGGTTACCACCGTGTGGGGTGTGACCAACACGTCACAGAGTCAG GTGTTGGCCAACAGCTCCAGCCATATGAACCCAGGAGGTAACCCCATGGGTCAGGGTATGTCTGGGGGTCCGGCAGGCCTCAACTCCCCCCAATTCTCCGGCCAGCAGCAGCAGTTCCCGGCCAAGGGAGGCCAGGGCCCGGGCTACATGCAGCAGGGGATGTATGGCAGGCAGGGATACCCCAGTGGAGGGGGCTACAGCGGGAG TTACCCAGGTGGTCCTAACACTCCCCCAGGGGGGATGGGGATGCCCCAACACTCCCGCCAGCCTGGCGACTTCACCCAACCAGcagctgccgctgctgctgccgctgtcgCTGCCGCCGCTGCTACGGCAACCGCCACGGCAACAGCTACCGTGGCAGCCATGCAGCAAGAGACCCAGAACAAAGAGATGAACCAGTATGGACag ATGTGTTCCTCCTTCCAGATGGGCCCAACTCAGGCGTACAACAACCAGTTCATGAACCAGCCTGGCCCCAGAGGGCCCCCTGGAGGCATGAACCCAGGCAGCATGGGCCAGGCCATGAACAACCCCAGCATGGGTGGGCCTCCCATGGGCATGAACCAAACTCGAGCCCCAGCCATGGGGCCTTTTGGGGCTCACGGCCAGAGGATGTCCCAGCAGGGCTACGGAGGACCTGGAGGCCCCAGGCAGGCCATGCCTATGCAGGGAATGAAGAGGCCCTATCCTGGAGAG CCAAACTACGGGGGTCAGCAGTATGGTCCTAATGGTCAGTTCcctccccagcagagtcagtacCCCACCTCTAACCCCTCCAGGCCAATGCCCTCCCCCAACTACCCGGGCCAGAGGATGCCTGTGGGGCAGGGGCCAGGCCAGTACCACCCGCAAGGCATGCCCATGGGACAGTACTATAAG CAAGAGCCATTCAATGGTCAGAACAGCAACTTCTCTGGTGGTGTATACTCATATAGTCAAGGCAACGGG GCCCCCAGGCCAGGTAACTACCCCCACTCCCCTGTGCCTGGTAATCCCACACCTCCCATGACCCCCGGAAGCAGTATGCCTCCGTACCTCTCGCCCAACCCGGATGTCAAGCCGCCGTTCCCGCCAGACATGAAACCAAATATGACAGTGCTTCCACCTCCCA ATACCACAGATACATTTAAAAGGAAAGCTGACGTCCTAtcttcctgtcctgtctctccgcTCCAATCAGCCAATCCCAACGAGGAGCTGCGGTTGACCTTCCCGGTCCGGGACGGCGTGGTATTGGAACCTTTCCGGTTGGAACACAACCTCGCCGTCAGTAATCACGTCTACCACCTGCGACCGTCGGTACATCAGACCCTCATGTGGAG GTCAGACCTGGAGCTTCAGTTCAAGTGTTACCACCACGAGGACCGACAGATGAACACCAACTGGCCTGCCTCCGTCCag GTCAGTGTCAACGCCACGCCCCTGACCATCGAGCGAGGCGACAACAAGACGTCCCATAAACCCTTGCACCTGAAGCAAGTGTGCCAGCCCGGCAGAAACACCATCCAGATCACTGTCACTGCCTGCTGCTGT TCGCACCTGTTTGTGCTGCAGCTGGTCCACAGGCCTTCAGTCCGCTCCGTCCTGCAAGGGCTCCTGAAGAAGAGACTCCTGCCTGCAGAACACTGCATCACCAAGA TTAAGAGGAACTTCAGCAGTGTAGTGGCCTCGTCGGGTAACACCAGTCTAAACGGGGAGGACGGCGTTGAGCAGACCGCCATCAAAGTCTCCCTCAAATGTCCAATCACCTTCAGGCGCATCCAGCTGCCTGCCAGGGGGCATGACTGCAAACACGTACAG TGTTTTGATCTGGAGTGGTATCTGCAGCTGAACTGTGAGAGGGGGACGTGGAGGTGTCCTGTGTGCAA TAAAACTGCATTGTTAGAGGGTTTAGAGGTGGACCAGTACATGTGGGGAATCCTCAACGCCATCCAGAA TTCGGAGTTTGAGGAGGTGACTATTGACCCAACATGTAGCTGGCGGCCGGTGCCCATCAAGTCTGACCTCCATATTAAAGAAGACCCTGATGGACCGCTGGCCAAACGCTTAAAGACCATGAGCCCCTCCCAGATGACCATGCCCAACGTCATGGAGATGATCGCCCAGCTGGGCCCTGGCCCCTCCCATTACCCATCAGGCCCTGCTCAGCACGGGGGAGGCGGCACCGGGGGAAACCCAGGGGAGTACGGTGGCCCCAGAGGCCCAG GCAACAATTACCACGGCCACGGGAACTTTGACTTCCCCCACGGTAACCCCTCAggcgggggaggaggaggaggtggactgagagggggaggaggatccCCCATGAGTGACTTTATCAACCCCCCTCAGCTGTCCCACCTCCCAGACGTTCCTGTGGTTCTCCTATCCCAGGACAAGCCCCTCAGCCACGGCATCAATGACCCC atgtcTCACCCTTCCACCACTGATCAGCACCATAATTCCATGCAACAGCAGAGTGCACACATGCCTCCTCACCCCAACAGCCAGTCGTTACATCACGGTGGCAGCCAAGCAGGGCAGTCATTGCATCACAGCAGCCAATCGTTGCAGCCCCCTCGCCAGCAGGCCCCAACTCCCCAACAGCAGCAAGGCCAGAACAGTCGCCCGCATGGCGATATGAACTTTAACCACTCGTCCTCGGGCATCGAAGGTCAAATTAGTGGTGACATGCCTGAGCCCTCCCTAGAT ctgcTTCCAGAGCTGGCCAACCCAGATGAGCTCCTGTCCTATCTGGATCCTCCAGACCTCCCCTCCAACAGCAACGatgacctcctctccctcttcgaGAACAATTAA